GAGTGACTGTAGGAGCCTGTTCCGTCGCATTGTCGACGGGAGCAGTCGAATTGCCCGCTTCGAAGGCCGCGCCGGTTTCAGGCAGCGGCTGGCTGGCGGCGATCGCGGCGGCTGGCTTGGCGCTCGGCATCGTGCCGCCCTTCGCCTTCACCCACTGCGCGAACACGGCCGGCGACACCGCCTCGACCGTGATCGGCATATAGCCGTGGCGTGCGCCGCACAGTTCCGAACAGACGCCGAAATAGACGCCGGGCTTCTCGATCGTGAAGCTGGTCTCGTTGAGGCGCCCCGGCACCGCATCGAGCTTGATCCAGAACGCGGGGATCGCCCAGCTATGGATCACGTCATTCGAGGTGGTGATGAGGCGGATCGGCACGCCGTAGGGCAGCACGACGCGGTTGTCGGTGGCGAGCAGGCGCGGGCCGTCGGCATCGGTACGGGCGCGTTCGCCCTTGCCGACCTCGTTCTTCTCTTTCAACATGTTGGCGGTGATCTCGAAGCCGCCATTGTCGGGATATTGATACGACCAATACCATTGGTTGCCGATCGCCTTGAGCGTCACGGCATTGTCGGGTGCCGGCTTGTACTGCGCATTGAGCAGCCCGATCGAGGGCAGCGCGATGCCGAGCAGGATCAGCACCGGCAGCCCGGTCCACAGCACTTCGAGCACGGTATTGTGCGAGGTCTTGGTCGCCACCGGCTGCGCGGCGCGGCGATAGCGCACCACCACCCAGGCGAGCAGGATCAGCACGAACACGCAGATGATCGTGATGAGCGGGAACAGGATGACATCGTGGAACCACAAGGCGCGGCGGCCATTCGGCGTCACCTGCGGCTGGATCGTGATCTTGCCATCGACCGGCATGCCGATTCCGGCGACCGGCAGCATCGCCGGTGCTCCGTCCATCGCAAGCATGGGATCGGTCTTGGCGGGGGCAGCGGCGGCTGGAGCCGCAGCCGGCGCAGCCGGTGGTGCGGCGGGGGCGGCCACGGCCTGCCCCAAGCCGGCAAGCGCGAGGCCCGCCGCGAGTACGATGCCCTTCAAGCCCATGATCCGCATCCCGTATCCTCGCCCCTGTAGAATACGCCGAGTCCTGCTGCGACGCCGGGCGAGATTACGCCCAATTTTTCCGACCTATACGCAAGCGATCCGCCGCCCTCAAGCACGAAGCCGTGTTTATTTGGCGACGCCGCTCGTCGCGGGCGTTGCGCGGCGCGGGTGCGCCTCCTAATCAGGCGCACCCTCTCCGCCCAACCTGCCGAGCCAGCGCCGATGACCGAAGACCAAGTCCTTGCCGAATTTCGCGCCGCCGACGCGCTGCTGGAAGGGCATTTCATCCTGTCCTCGGGGCTGCGCAGCCCGCGCTACCTGCAATGTGCGCGCGTGCTGATGGACCCGCGACGCGGCGCGCGGCTGGCCGAGGCGCTCGCCGCCAGCCTGCCCGCGGAAATCCGCGACAGCATCCAGGCGGTCGTGTCCCCGGCCATGGGCGGGGTGATCGCAGGGCATGAGATGGGCCGCGCGCTCGGCGTCGAGGCGATGTTCCTCGAACGGCCCGAAGGCGTGTTCGAACTGCGCCGGGGTTTCCGCCTTGCGCCCGGTACGCGCGTGCTGATGATGGAGGACGTCGTGACGACGGGCCTTTCGTCGCGCGAGGCGATCGCAGCGATCGGGCGCGCGGGCGGCGTGACCGTCGCGGCGGCCTCGCTGGTCGATCGCTCGAACGGGACCGCCGATCTCGGCGTGCCGTTCTTCCCGCTGGTGCGGATCGACGTGCCGACCTACGCCCCCGACGCGCTCCCGCCCGAGTTGGCCGCGATCCCGGCGATCAAGCCCGGCAGCCGGGCGGCGGCATGACGGTCGCTATGCGCGCGGCCCCCTGCCCCCCGTTCGTCCTGAGCGAAGCCGAAGGACGTGCCCCAAGCGTCAGCGCTCCTGGCACGCACTTTGACACGCTCAGTGCGAACGGTTTGAGGGTTTGCATATGAACGATCGTCTCCGCCTCGGCGTCAACATCGATCACGTCGCGACGGTGCGCAACGCGCGCGGGGCGGGCTATCCCGATCCGGTACGCGCGGCGCTGGTCGCGGCGGAAGCGGGCGCGGACGGCATCACCGCGCATCTGCGCGAAGACCGTCGCCACATCACCGACGACGATATCGCCCGGCTCTCGGCCGAGCTGACCATCCCGCTCAACTTCGAAATGGCCGCCACCGACGAGATGCGCGACATCGCGCTGAAATACCGTCCGCACGCGGCCTGCATCGTCCCCGAAAAGCGCGAGGAGCGCACCACCGAGGGCGGGCTGGACGCGGCTGGCCAGTTCGCGCAGCTCGCGCCGCTGGTCGCCGACCTCACGGCCGCCGGCATCCGCGTGTCGCTGTTCATCGAGCCGTCCGCCGCACAGATCGACGCGGCGGTGCGACTCGGCTCGCCGGTCGTCGAACTGCACACCGGCCGCTATTGCGAGCTTGCCGGTGCGGATCAGACGGCGGAACTGCGGCGGATCGCCGACGCCGCCGCGCTGGCGGCGAAGAACGGCATCGAGGTCCACGCCGGCCACGGCCTGACCTATGACAATGTCGCACCGATCGCCGCGATCCCGCAGGTGCGCGAGCTCAACATCGGCCACTTCCTGATCGGCGAGGCGATCTTCCTGGGGCTTGGCGAAAGCGTCCGCCGGATGCGCGACGCGATGGACGCGGCGCGGTGAGTGGCACCCAGCTTTTCCCTCTCCCCGAACGGGGAGAGGGAAAATGATCATCGGCCTTGGCTCGGACCTGTGCAATATCGAGCGTATCCAGAACTCGCTCGATCGCTTCGGTGATCGCTTCGAACAGCGCGTGTTCACCGATCTCGAACAGCGCAAGGCCGCCCGGCGACCGCTCACCAAGGCGGGCACGCTCGCCAAGCGCTTCGCCGCGAAGGAAGCCTTTTCGAAGGCGGTGGGAACGGGATTCCGCGCTGGCGTGTTCATGAAGGACATCGGCGTCGTCAACGCACCCTCGGGCGCGCCAACGCTGGCGCTGACCGGCGGCGCGCGCGCGAGGCTTGACGCGATCACCCCCGAAGGCCACGTCGCGATCGTGCATCTGACACTGACGGACGATCACCCCTGGGCACAGGCGTTCGTCATTATCGAAGCCGTAGCGCGTACAGGAAGTTGACTGCATGAGTGAGGACGTAGCGTTGGACCCCGCACAGGAACCGGTCGAGACCGCCCGCCCCGCGCCGGCGCGCCGGACCGACTGGTGGGCGGAGGTCCGCGGCATCGTGTGGCTGGTCCTCGCCGTACTCGGCTTCCACACCTTCATCGCCAAGCCGTTCTACATCCCCTCGGAATCGATGCTGCCGGGGCTGGAGATCGGCGATCAACTGGTGGTGAGCAAATTCCCCTACGGCTGGTCGTTCATCTCGCCGACCTTCCACCTGCTGCCGTTCATGCACGGCCGGGTGTTCGGCCACCTGCCCGAGCGTGGTGACGTCGTGATCGTCACGCCGCCGGGCACCGAGACCGATTACATCAAGCGCGTGATCGGCCTGCCGGGCGAAACGTTGCAGGTGAAGGGCGGCGTGGTGTTCATCAACGGCGTGGCGCTGCAGCGCGGCCCGATCCACGATGCGCTGATCCCGGTCGACACCAACACCAAGTGCAGCGACGACGTCTATCCGGGCGCGCTCGAAACCGGCGCCGACGGCAAGGCCTATTGCCGGCTGCCGCTCGTCACCGAGACTTTGCCCAACGGCCGCCATTACGACACGGTCGAGCTCGGTTACAGCCGCGGCGACGATTACGGCCCGGTCAAGATCCCGGCCAACCACGTCTTCCTGATGGGCGACAACCGCGACCGCAGCTCCGACAGCCGCTTCCCCCTCGCCGCGCCCGACCTCGGCCTGGGCGGGCCGGTGCCGTGGGAATATCTCGGCGGGCGCGCGGAATTCATCACCTTCTCGAAGAGCGGTGACGGGACGTGGAACCCGCTGACCTGGGGGCAATCGTTCCGCAGCGGTCGCGCGGGCACCTCGCTTCATCCTGCGCGCACCCCGCAGTGAGCGAGCACGCACCCCTGGCAATCTCGGCCGAACCCGGCCCCAATGAAATGCGCGATCCGTTCGTGCGCAAGGAGATGAAGCGCGCCGCAGTGTGGTTCGGCATGGGCGGCGCGATCGCTTTGGTCGTGCTGCTGATCCAGCCGCTGCTCATCATCTTCGGCGGGCTGGTGTTCGCGGCGATGCTCGACGGCGGCGTT
This genomic stretch from Sphingomonas panacis harbors:
- the acpS gene encoding holo-ACP synthase — translated: MIIGLGSDLCNIERIQNSLDRFGDRFEQRVFTDLEQRKAARRPLTKAGTLAKRFAAKEAFSKAVGTGFRAGVFMKDIGVVNAPSGAPTLALTGGARARLDAITPEGHVAIVHLTLTDDHPWAQAFVIIEAVARTGS
- the coxB gene encoding cytochrome c oxidase subunit II, which gives rise to MRIMGLKGIVLAAGLALAGLGQAVAAPAAPPAAPAAAPAAAAPAKTDPMLAMDGAPAMLPVAGIGMPVDGKITIQPQVTPNGRRALWFHDVILFPLITIICVFVLILLAWVVVRYRRAAQPVATKTSHNTVLEVLWTGLPVLILLGIALPSIGLLNAQYKPAPDNAVTLKAIGNQWYWSYQYPDNGGFEITANMLKEKNEVGKGERARTDADGPRLLATDNRVVLPYGVPIRLITTSNDVIHSWAIPAFWIKLDAVPGRLNETSFTIEKPGVYFGVCSELCGARHGYMPITVEAVSPAVFAQWVKAKGGTMPSAKPAAAIAASQPLPETGAAFEAGNSTAPVDNATEQAPTVTQGATANPAGAGNAGQ
- the lepB gene encoding signal peptidase I; the protein is MSEDVALDPAQEPVETARPAPARRTDWWAEVRGIVWLVLAVLGFHTFIAKPFYIPSESMLPGLEIGDQLVVSKFPYGWSFISPTFHLLPFMHGRVFGHLPERGDVVIVTPPGTETDYIKRVIGLPGETLQVKGGVVFINGVALQRGPIHDALIPVDTNTKCSDDVYPGALETGADGKAYCRLPLVTETLPNGRHYDTVELGYSRGDDYGPVKIPANHVFLMGDNRDRSSDSRFPLAAPDLGLGGPVPWEYLGGRAEFITFSKSGDGTWNPLTWGQSFRSGRAGTSLHPARTPQ
- a CDS encoding pyridoxine 5'-phosphate synthase produces the protein MNDRLRLGVNIDHVATVRNARGAGYPDPVRAALVAAEAGADGITAHLREDRRHITDDDIARLSAELTIPLNFEMAATDEMRDIALKYRPHAACIVPEKREERTTEGGLDAAGQFAQLAPLVADLTAAGIRVSLFIEPSAAQIDAAVRLGSPVVELHTGRYCELAGADQTAELRRIADAAALAAKNGIEVHAGHGLTYDNVAPIAAIPQVRELNIGHFLIGEAIFLGLGESVRRMRDAMDAAR
- the pyrE gene encoding orotate phosphoribosyltransferase, producing the protein MTEDQVLAEFRAADALLEGHFILSSGLRSPRYLQCARVLMDPRRGARLAEALAASLPAEIRDSIQAVVSPAMGGVIAGHEMGRALGVEAMFLERPEGVFELRRGFRLAPGTRVLMMEDVVTTGLSSREAIAAIGRAGGVTVAAASLVDRSNGTADLGVPFFPLVRIDVPTYAPDALPPELAAIPAIKPGSRAAA